In one Pseudomonas sp. 31-12 genomic region, the following are encoded:
- a CDS encoding DUF3077 domain-containing protein, producing MTKIDSTAISDLKTIGFTPLIYCQDEALFNVRAGVPIVAALSQASDLLFLAKSFSEDAAYAKDTDRHAWAAHYLTAMGKAVIDDVVKVLTPRPARTKTESEDLPESQ from the coding sequence ATGACTAAAATTGATTCAACCGCGATCTCAGATTTAAAAACCATAGGCTTCACCCCGCTCATCTACTGCCAGGATGAGGCGTTATTCAACGTCCGCGCCGGCGTCCCTATCGTTGCTGCATTGTCACAAGCCTCCGATCTGCTGTTCCTCGCGAAATCATTCAGCGAAGACGCCGCCTACGCAAAAGACACCGACCGCCATGCCTGGGCCGCGCACTATCTGACGGCGATGGGTAAAGCCGTGATTGATGATGTGGTGAAGGTGCTGACGCCAAGACCCGCTCGGACAAAGACTGAATCAGAAGACCTGCCCGAAAGCCAGTAA
- the dinB gene encoding DNA polymerase IV — protein sequence MTQRKIIHVDCDCFYAAIEMRDDPRLAGKPLAVGGSADRRGVIATCNYEARAYGVRSAMSSGHALKLCPDLTIVKPRMDAYREASKEIHTIFSDYTDLIEPLSLDEAYLDVSDCAHFGGSATRIAQDIRRRVSNQLHITVSAGVAPNKFLAKIASDWKKPNGLFVITPDQVEDFVSGLPVSKLHGVGKVTADKLGKLGIVDCSHLREWDKLALVREFGSFGERLWSLARGIDERLVHNDSRRQSISVENTYDVDLPDLVSCLDKLPELLETLAGRMARIDSSYRPGKPFVKVKFHDFTQTTLEQAGAGRDLGSYQLLLTQAFNRGGKPVRLLGIGVRLEDLRGGFEQMELFER from the coding sequence ATGACCCAGCGAAAAATCATCCACGTCGATTGTGACTGCTTCTACGCTGCCATCGAGATGCGTGACGACCCGCGCCTGGCGGGTAAACCCTTGGCGGTGGGTGGCTCGGCGGATCGGCGCGGAGTGATTGCCACCTGTAACTATGAGGCGCGGGCCTATGGCGTGCGCTCGGCGATGTCTTCCGGGCATGCCTTGAAGCTGTGCCCGGACCTGACCATCGTCAAGCCGCGCATGGATGCTTATAGAGAAGCGTCGAAGGAAATTCACACGATCTTTAGCGATTACACCGACCTGATCGAGCCGCTTTCCCTCGACGAGGCTTACCTCGACGTGTCGGACTGTGCACATTTCGGTGGCAGCGCCACGCGCATCGCCCAGGACATTCGCCGCCGAGTCTCCAATCAATTGCACATCACGGTCTCGGCCGGCGTCGCGCCGAACAAGTTTCTGGCCAAGATCGCCAGTGACTGGAAGAAGCCTAACGGTTTGTTTGTGATCACGCCGGATCAGGTCGAAGACTTTGTCAGCGGTTTGCCCGTGAGCAAGCTGCACGGCGTGGGCAAAGTGACTGCAGACAAACTGGGCAAGCTCGGCATTGTCGATTGCTCGCATTTGCGCGAGTGGGACAAGTTGGCGTTGGTGCGCGAATTCGGCAGTTTTGGCGAGCGACTCTGGAGCCTGGCCCGTGGGATTGATGAGCGCTTGGTGCATAACGACAGCCGTCGGCAGTCGATCAGTGTCGAAAACACCTACGACGTGGACCTGCCGGATCTGGTGAGCTGCCTGGATAAATTACCCGAGCTGCTGGAAACCCTGGCCGGTCGCATGGCGCGGATCGACAGCAGCTACCGGCCGGGCAAGCCGTTCGTCAAAGTGAAATTCCATGACTTTACCCAGACGACGCTGGAACAGGCCGGGGCAGGGCGGGATTTGGGGAGTTATCAGTTGTTGCTGACTCAGGCGTTCAATCGAGGGGGGAAACCGGTGCGGTTGTTGGGGATTGGCGTGCGACTTGAGGATTTGCGGGGCGGGTTTGAGCAGATGGAGTTGTTTGAGCGGTAG
- a CDS encoding virulence factor family protein, producing MIQRSLRYVLGTMVVLALILGGGYWYLKRPAPEPTLEQLTPAEGAAMTRVIPGNTPRAQVLVAVNEDQKLSDKQLMTLSRTGSAQIVQVILPKDCLLQSRALQSGLRELKGPATLVSGIGPGAVLAWRWLSEQKDDKAQAVSVDLALEKPGCTHLLPKSAAHGHWLVAWNDNPDDTSAGFVRDQANAETSISDYDINLPQVLNNELRKLLVGGDKAAGGLQIPVVEVPAGEAKDTVTLFLSGDGGWRDLDRDVAGEMAKIGYPVVGIDTLRYYWQHKSPEQSALDLAELMQHYRQKWGTKRFILTGYSFGADVLPAIYNRLEPAEQQRVDAIILLAFARTGSFEIEVEGWLGNAGKEAATGPEMAKLPPEKVVCIYGEEEVDESGCTDKTAVGEAMKLPGGHHFDENYPALAKRLVDIIEKRQAKGETAQE from the coding sequence ATGATTCAACGCTCCTTGCGGTACGTACTGGGCACGATGGTCGTGCTGGCCCTGATTCTCGGTGGCGGTTACTGGTACCTGAAACGCCCGGCACCCGAGCCGACCCTGGAACAGCTGACCCCGGCCGAGGGCGCGGCGATGACCCGCGTCATCCCCGGCAACACACCTCGCGCCCAGGTGCTGGTGGCGGTCAACGAAGACCAGAAACTCAGCGATAAACAATTGATGACCCTGAGCCGCACCGGCTCGGCGCAGATTGTTCAGGTGATTCTGCCGAAAGACTGCCTGCTGCAAAGTCGCGCCCTGCAATCGGGCCTGCGCGAACTCAAAGGCCCGGCAACCCTGGTCAGCGGTATCGGCCCAGGCGCCGTGCTGGCGTGGCGCTGGTTGTCCGAGCAGAAGGACGACAAGGCCCAGGCCGTCTCCGTAGACCTGGCCCTGGAAAAACCCGGTTGCACCCACCTGCTGCCAAAAAGCGCCGCTCACGGTCACTGGCTGGTGGCCTGGAACGACAACCCGGACGACACCAGTGCCGGCTTCGTGCGCGATCAAGCCAACGCCGAAACCAGCATCAGCGACTACGACATCAACCTGCCGCAAGTGCTGAACAACGAACTGCGCAAGCTCCTCGTCGGTGGCGACAAGGCCGCTGGCGGTCTACAGATCCCGGTGGTGGAAGTCCCGGCCGGCGAGGCCAAGGACACCGTGACCCTGTTCCTGTCCGGTGACGGCGGCTGGCGCGACCTGGACCGCGACGTCGCGGGCGAGATGGCCAAGATCGGCTACCCGGTGGTCGGCATCGACACCCTGCGCTACTACTGGCAGCACAAGAGCCCGGAGCAAAGCGCCCTGGACCTCGCCGAATTGATGCAACACTACCGGCAGAAATGGGGCACCAAGCGCTTCATCCTGACCGGTTACTCGTTCGGCGCTGACGTCCTGCCGGCGATCTACAACCGCCTGGAACCCGCAGAACAACAGCGCGTCGACGCCATCATCCTGCTCGCCTTCGCCCGCACCGGCAGCTTCGAAATCGAAGTCGAAGGCTGGCTCGGCAACGCCGGCAAAGAAGCCGCCACCGGCCCGGAAATGGCCAAGCTGCCACCGGAGAAAGTGGTGTGCATCTACGGTGAAGAAGAAGTCGACGAAAGCGGCTGCACCGACAAGACCGCCGTGGGTGAGGCGATGAAACTGCCTGGCGGCCACCACTTTGATGAAAACTACCCGGCGCTGGCCAAGCGCTTGGTGGACATCATCGAGAAGCGCCAGGCCAAGGGCGAGACGGCTCAGGAGTGA
- a CDS encoding type II toxin-antitoxin system Phd/YefM family antitoxin, translating into MTASSVRGVQAVSTTAMVRGFSTRLKGISGHAIECMVIVKNNQPVAVIINVDAYQEMLDEIKDLRVEAAAAERLTGFDQANAICHDDMRTRYARKD; encoded by the coding sequence ATGACGGCATCATCAGTGCGTGGTGTCCAAGCAGTATCGACGACTGCAATGGTCAGGGGCTTCAGTACGAGACTCAAGGGGATCTCTGGCCATGCCATTGAGTGCATGGTCATTGTCAAAAATAATCAGCCAGTAGCGGTCATTATCAATGTCGATGCCTATCAGGAAATGCTCGACGAGATTAAGGATCTTCGCGTTGAAGCAGCAGCTGCGGAGCGCTTGACCGGTTTTGATCAGGCCAATGCAATTTGTCACGACGATATGAGGACACGGTACGCCAGGAAAGACTAA
- the mprF gene encoding bifunctional lysylphosphatidylglycerol flippase/synthetase MprF → MRANSSDPQDTVTATQPIKAERLRWLDLVSKYRQPIGLAVTLLLFAIALIACRHLLSELDLYALHDSILEVPKPALLGALAATVIGFIILLGYEWSASRYAGVTLAPRILALGGFTAFAIGNAIGLSMLSGGSVRYRLYARHGLGASEVAHMTLFASLSLGCALPPLAALATLSNLPAASAALGLSEGLLGGVAAAVLLLFSVLAIGIYRRRLPEQPSPDNLLVKVGRRTLRLPGRRLTFLQLIITALDVAAAATVLYLLLPEAPPFGAFLLVYLLALAAGVLSHVPGGVGVFEAILLAAFADTLGAAPLAAALLLYRLIYVVLPLLVACVFLLINEGQRLFQSRQSLRAASGLAAPILAVLVFLSGVVLLFSGVTPEIDTRLEHIGFLIPHRLVDASHFGASLVGVLCLLLAQGLRRRLSAAWMLTTILLLVGALLSLLKGFDWEEACLMTLTASLLGVFRRSFYRPSRLTELPFSPLYLVSSLCVLGASIWLLLFAYQDVPYSHQLWWQFTLDADAPRGLRSLLGAAVLLVVVSLTWLLRTARPVIHLPTPDELDRAVKILMASAQPDGGLALTGDKALLFHPNDEAFLMYARRGRSLVALYDPIGPTQQRAEMIWQFRDLCDIHHARPVFYQVRAENLPYYMDIGLTAIKLGEEARVDLVRFDLEAKGKEMKDLRYTWNRGTRDGLSLEIFEPGHAPMDKLKVISDAWLTGKNVREKGFSLGRFSDDYLKHFRVAVIRFEGRPVAFANLLETYGHDLASLDLMRAHPDAPKLTMEFMMVGLIQHYKNHGYARFSLGMVPLSGLQPRRGAPLTQRLGSMVFRRGEQLYNFQGLRRFKDKFQPDWEPRYMAVPAGLDPLVALADTAALIAGGLTGLVKR, encoded by the coding sequence ATGCGCGCCAACTCGTCTGATCCACAAGACACCGTCACAGCGACCCAACCGATCAAGGCCGAGCGTCTGCGCTGGCTGGATCTGGTCAGCAAGTACCGTCAGCCCATCGGCCTGGCGGTCACGTTGCTGTTGTTCGCTATCGCGCTGATTGCCTGCCGTCACCTGCTGAGCGAACTCGATCTGTACGCTTTGCATGACTCCATTCTGGAAGTACCAAAACCGGCCTTGCTGGGCGCATTGGCTGCGACCGTGATCGGCTTCATCATTTTGCTGGGGTACGAATGGTCCGCCAGCCGCTACGCAGGCGTGACACTGGCGCCGCGCATCCTGGCGCTGGGCGGGTTCACGGCATTTGCCATCGGCAACGCCATCGGTCTTTCGATGCTTTCGGGGGGATCGGTTCGCTACCGTTTATATGCACGTCATGGCCTGGGCGCTTCAGAAGTCGCTCACATGACGCTGTTCGCCAGCCTCTCGCTCGGCTGCGCCCTGCCACCGCTGGCCGCCCTCGCAACCCTCAGCAACCTGCCTGCCGCCTCGGCGGCCCTGGGATTGTCCGAAGGTTTGCTCGGTGGTGTTGCCGCGGCTGTTTTGCTGCTCTTCAGCGTATTGGCCATCGGCATCTATCGTCGTCGCCTTCCGGAACAACCTTCCCCGGACAACCTGCTGGTCAAGGTCGGACGCCGCACCTTACGCCTCCCCGGCCGGCGTCTGACCTTCCTGCAACTGATCATCACCGCCCTGGACGTGGCCGCTGCCGCGACCGTGCTCTATCTGTTGCTGCCGGAAGCGCCACCCTTCGGTGCGTTCCTGCTGGTGTACCTGCTGGCCCTGGCCGCCGGCGTGCTCAGCCATGTGCCCGGCGGCGTCGGTGTGTTTGAAGCCATCCTGTTGGCCGCCTTTGCCGATACACTCGGCGCCGCCCCACTGGCCGCTGCGCTGCTGCTCTATCGCCTGATCTATGTCGTGCTGCCACTGCTGGTGGCCTGCGTGTTCCTGCTGATCAATGAAGGCCAGCGCCTGTTTCAGTCGCGCCAGTCCCTGCGCGCCGCGTCCGGTCTGGCGGCGCCGATTCTGGCGGTGCTGGTGTTCCTGTCCGGCGTAGTGCTGCTGTTCTCCGGCGTGACCCCGGAAATCGACACGCGCCTGGAACACATCGGTTTTCTGATTCCCCATCGCCTCGTCGACGCGTCGCACTTCGGTGCCAGCCTGGTCGGCGTGCTGTGCCTGCTGCTGGCGCAAGGTCTGCGTCGTCGGTTGTCCGCCGCGTGGATGCTGACCACCATTCTATTGCTGGTCGGCGCCCTGCTCTCTCTGCTCAAGGGCTTTGACTGGGAAGAAGCCTGCCTCATGACGCTGACGGCGAGCCTGCTCGGGGTTTTCCGGCGTTCGTTCTATCGCCCGAGCCGCCTTACCGAATTGCCGTTCTCGCCGCTGTATCTGGTGTCGAGTCTGTGCGTGCTCGGCGCGTCGATCTGGTTGCTGCTGTTCGCCTATCAGGACGTTCCGTACAGCCATCAACTCTGGTGGCAGTTCACCCTCGACGCCGATGCCCCGCGCGGCCTGCGCTCGCTGCTCGGCGCCGCCGTGCTACTCGTGGTGGTATCCCTGACCTGGCTGCTGCGCACCGCGCGCCCGGTAATTCATCTGCCGACGCCTGACGAGCTGGACCGTGCGGTAAAGATCCTGATGGCCTCCGCGCAACCGGACGGTGGCCTCGCGCTGACCGGTGACAAGGCGCTGCTGTTTCACCCGAACGACGAGGCGTTCCTGATGTACGCCCGCCGTGGCCGCAGCCTGGTGGCCTTGTACGACCCGATCGGCCCGACCCAGCAACGGGCGGAAATGATCTGGCAGTTCCGCGACCTCTGCGACATCCACCACGCCCGCCCGGTGTTCTATCAAGTGCGCGCCGAGAACTTGCCGTACTACATGGACATCGGCCTGACCGCGATCAAGCTCGGCGAAGAAGCCCGGGTTGATCTGGTGCGCTTTGATCTCGAAGCCAAGGGCAAAGAGATGAAAGACCTGCGCTACACCTGGAACCGCGGCACTCGCGATGGCCTGTCGCTGGAGATCTTTGAGCCGGGCCATGCGCCGATGGATAAACTCAAGGTGATTTCCGATGCCTGGCTGACGGGCAAGAACGTGCGCGAGAAAGGCTTCTCCCTCGGCCGTTTCAGCGACGACTACCTCAAGCATTTCCGCGTGGCGGTGATTCGTTTCGAAGGGCGCCCGGTGGCGTTCGCCAACCTGCTCGAGACCTACGGCCATGACCTGGCCAGCCTCGACCTGATGCGCGCGCACCCGGACGCCCCCAAGCTGACCATGGAGTTCATGATGGTCGGCCTGATTCAACATTATAAAAATCATGGATACGCGCGTTTCAGCCTGGGCATGGTGCCGCTGTCGGGGTTGCAACCCCGGCGTGGTGCACCGCTGACCCAGCGTCTGGGCTCGATGGTTTTCCGCCGTGGTGAGCAGCTTTACAACTTCCAAGGTTTGCGCCGCTTCAAAGACAAATTCCAGCCTGACTGGGAACCCCGTTATATGGCCGTGCCCGCCGGACTCGATCCGCTGGTTGCCCTGGCCGATACTGCTGCCCTGATTGCGGGCGGCTTGACTGGATTGGTGAAACGCTGA